The Triticum aestivum cultivar Chinese Spring chromosome 6D, IWGSC CS RefSeq v2.1, whole genome shotgun sequence genomic sequence CAAGATCAGAGCTTGAAATTTGTAGCATCGTCACACGGATTAAGCCACAGTCTGCCGCCTTTGATTCATTCCACAACAAAGCAGGGAAAGCAATACAAACAGCAGAAGCCAGCAGGCGAGATGCCCCTGACCCATTCTTCCCAGCCCCATCTAACATCTTACAGGTGAGCATCATTCTCTGTACATCTCACCAGATGGTAGCAGCAGGCTTATTGGAGATTATTAGATGGCGCAGTGTCGCCGCTATCTGCGCCAGAATTCAGTCGCAGGGCTCACCGCGCCACGCATTTTCCGACGTTCCAGAACGACGCCCTCCAGAACGAGGCCCGCCGCCGCGGCGGCTTCTCAGGCGCCGCCGGCCTGTGGCCCAGGGCATGTTTCTCCGAGCTCAGCATGTTCCACATCACCTGAACATCGTCGTATCCGCAGGTTTGCACGTCCCTGTGCAGGTCCA encodes the following:
- the LOC123141342 gene encoding uncharacterized protein; protein product: MAWWRERVVAPVRRAWLAVARRARNRRSTGVVDLHRDVQTCGYDDVQVMWNMLSSEKHALGHRPAAPEKPPRRRASFWRASFWNVGKCVAR